In Agarivorans gilvus, one genomic interval encodes:
- a CDS encoding 3-deoxy-7-phosphoheptulonate synthase yields the protein MQNDPINDIHITSEQVLITPEQLRQKLPVSKEALDFVLQSRKTIADICHHRDPRLLVITGPCSIHDLDQAKEYATRLKKLHDQYSDRLFIVMRVYFEKPRTTVGWKGFINDPHMDNSFDVETGLHNARELLTWIAELGLPVATEALDPISPQYLSELFSWAAIGARTTESQTHREMASGLSMPVGFKNGTDGNLGTAINAMQSAASSHRFMGINQLGQVALLQTQGNADGHVILRGGKQPNYDSVNVALAEQAMKKAGLEPKLVVDCSHANSSKNHELQPLVADNVINQIEEGNKSIIGLMLESNLAAGNQPSEAPKSDLKYGVSVTDACIDWDTTATLLDKMYNDLGDCLAARLA from the coding sequence ATGCAAAACGATCCCATTAATGATATTCATATCACTTCAGAACAAGTATTAATCACCCCCGAGCAATTACGTCAAAAGCTACCCGTTTCTAAAGAAGCCTTAGACTTTGTTCTGCAATCTCGCAAAACCATTGCTGATATTTGTCATCATCGTGACCCACGTTTGTTGGTGATCACCGGTCCTTGTTCTATTCATGATTTAGACCAAGCTAAAGAATATGCAACGCGACTTAAAAAACTACATGATCAATATAGCGATCGCTTATTTATCGTGATGCGAGTTTACTTTGAAAAGCCGCGTACTACCGTGGGCTGGAAAGGTTTTATCAACGACCCTCACATGGATAACTCTTTTGATGTTGAGACCGGTTTGCATAACGCCCGTGAACTACTGACTTGGATTGCCGAGTTAGGTCTACCTGTTGCTACCGAAGCGCTAGACCCAATTAGCCCACAATACTTGTCTGAGCTATTTTCTTGGGCTGCCATTGGCGCGCGTACTACCGAATCACAAACTCACCGTGAAATGGCCAGTGGCTTGTCTATGCCTGTGGGCTTTAAAAATGGTACAGACGGTAACCTTGGCACCGCAATTAATGCGATGCAGTCGGCGGCCTCCTCGCACCGTTTCATGGGGATTAACCAACTAGGTCAAGTGGCACTATTACAAACTCAAGGTAATGCCGATGGCCATGTGATCCTACGTGGTGGTAAACAACCTAACTACGATTCTGTGAACGTGGCCTTGGCTGAGCAAGCCATGAAAAAAGCCGGTTTAGAGCCTAAGTTGGTGGTGGATTGTAGCCACGCTAACTCTAGTAAGAACCATGAGCTACAGCCGCTAGTTGCCGACAACGTGATCAACCAAATTGAAGAAGGCAACAAGTCGATTATTGGTTTAATGTTAGAAAGTAATTTGGCAGCCGGTAATCAACCTAGCGAAGCGCCTAAGTCTGATTTGAAATACGGTGTATCGGTTACCGATGCTTGTATCGATTGGGATACTACCGCGACATTGCTAGACAAAATGTACAATGATCTTGGTGATTGCTTAGCTGCGCGTTTAGCTTAA
- a CDS encoding sensor histidine kinase — translation MILSDFSLLLSLAQQMSVFLVIAYLLSKTPAFLPLSNLSPRLPNTFILYCLFSGFCILGTYFGLAIDDAIANTRAVGAVLGGLLGGPVVGILVGFTGGIHRYFMGGFTDLACAISTTLEGLVGGLFHLWIRRRSSHNEHLFSPSIAFVATLLAEALQMLLILLIAKPFEQALHLVEVIALPMLTANSVGAALFMMMIRDRRHLYDKFTSHSSAKALNLAQRMVGTFHDGFKQADAIRIANIIREETGVSAVAITDTQQVLAFTGLGEDHHKANRPIASKQTHQAINENKIVFADGVEEPYRCSSSDKCPLGSSLVVPIRGGENEVIGTVKLYESKRRLFLHINRALGEGIAKVIAEQVRESQVQHQQQLLTEAELKLARAQINPHFLFNALNTISAVVKRDANAARQLIADLALFLRVNLKRNQQTTRLSAELEHVNAYLHIEQVRFADRLVIKQDIAEDFLQLELPTFTLQPLVENAIKHGTAHLLETGEITIYSRVHNGIKQLVVEDNAGLYEHPDQATHEGLGMHIVDTRLRNAFGSHYGLSVECQLNQYTRVIISLPREPKP, via the coding sequence ATGATTTTGAGTGATTTTTCCCTGTTATTGTCTTTAGCTCAACAAATGAGTGTTTTTCTGGTGATTGCCTACCTATTAAGCAAAACTCCAGCCTTTCTACCTCTCAGTAATTTGTCGCCGCGCTTACCCAATACCTTCATCTTATATTGTTTATTTTCGGGCTTTTGTATTTTAGGTACTTACTTTGGTTTAGCCATTGATGATGCGATTGCCAATACCCGAGCGGTAGGTGCGGTATTAGGCGGTTTATTGGGTGGGCCAGTGGTAGGCATTCTGGTCGGCTTTACCGGCGGTATTCATCGCTATTTCATGGGCGGCTTTACCGATTTAGCCTGCGCCATTTCAACCACCCTTGAAGGCTTGGTTGGGGGGCTATTTCACCTGTGGATCCGCCGTCGCAGCAGCCATAATGAGCATCTATTTTCTCCTTCTATTGCGTTTGTGGCCACCCTGCTGGCCGAAGCCTTGCAAATGCTGCTAATTTTGCTCATCGCGAAACCCTTCGAGCAGGCCCTGCACCTAGTGGAAGTGATCGCCCTGCCGATGCTGACAGCTAACTCGGTTGGCGCGGCGCTGTTTATGATGATGATCCGCGATAGACGCCACCTCTACGACAAATTTACCAGCCATTCATCGGCAAAGGCCTTAAATTTGGCCCAGCGCATGGTAGGCACCTTTCATGACGGCTTTAAGCAGGCCGATGCCATCCGTATTGCTAACATCATTCGCGAAGAAACTGGCGTATCGGCGGTAGCCATCACCGATACTCAGCAAGTATTGGCCTTTACCGGCTTGGGCGAAGATCACCACAAAGCCAACCGCCCCATCGCATCTAAACAAACCCATCAAGCCATTAACGAAAACAAAATCGTCTTCGCCGATGGTGTAGAAGAACCCTACCGCTGCAGTTCCAGTGACAAATGCCCCTTAGGTTCATCCTTGGTAGTGCCGATTCGAGGTGGCGAGAATGAGGTAATCGGTACAGTTAAACTGTACGAATCTAAACGTCGCTTATTTCTTCATATAAACCGCGCCCTAGGCGAAGGCATCGCTAAAGTCATCGCCGAACAGGTGAGAGAAAGCCAGGTTCAGCATCAGCAGCAGCTGCTTACCGAGGCAGAGCTGAAGCTAGCCAGAGCCCAAATTAACCCCCACTTTTTATTTAATGCACTAAATACCATTAGTGCCGTGGTCAAGCGCGACGCCAACGCAGCGCGGCAGCTAATCGCCGATTTAGCGCTGTTTTTACGGGTCAACCTCAAGCGTAATCAACAAACCACCCGCCTTAGTGCTGAGTTGGAGCATGTAAATGCTTACTTACATATTGAGCAGGTGCGCTTTGCCGACCGCTTAGTGATTAAACAAGATATTGCCGAAGATTTTTTACAACTAGAATTACCCACCTTCACTCTGCAGCCGCTGGTTGAAAACGCCATTAAACACGGCACCGCACACTTACTAGAGACCGGGGAAATCACCATATATAGCCGAGTACATAATGGTATTAAACAGTTAGTGGTGGAAGACAACGCCGGTCTATATGAGCACCCCGACCAAGCCACCCACGAAGGCTTGGGCATGCACATTGTCGATACCCGCCTGCGTAATGCCTTTGGTAGCCACTACGGCCTAAGTGTAGAATGCCAATTAAACCAATATACACGGGTAATTATTTCACTGCCGAGGGAGCCTAAGCCATGA
- the btsR gene encoding two-component system response regulator BtsR, translating to MRAVIVDDEPLAREELFEMLQAYPELEVVAQFGNAIECLKNLKQLQPDILFLDIEMPQVSGLELANMLDSENAPAIVFVTAYDQFALDAFEQNAVDYLLKPINQQRLNKSIQRLQERLARNDGGQEQAQHSYQNMLKGQELKLIPCYFQQRVKLVRLEDIEYASSDVSGVHVTTKNGTYHTQLTLKVLEEKSSLLRCHRQHLVNVEAISEIAMEDNGGAQLFTRSGQQLPVSRRYFKSIKQHFGL from the coding sequence ATGAGAGCCGTCATCGTCGACGATGAACCGCTAGCCCGCGAAGAACTGTTTGAAATGCTTCAGGCCTACCCCGAACTTGAAGTGGTGGCCCAGTTTGGCAATGCCATAGAGTGTTTAAAAAACCTCAAGCAGCTACAGCCAGACATTCTCTTTTTAGACATAGAAATGCCGCAAGTGAGCGGCTTAGAACTGGCCAACATGCTAGATAGCGAGAATGCGCCAGCGATTGTCTTTGTTACCGCTTACGACCAGTTCGCCTTAGATGCCTTTGAGCAAAACGCCGTAGACTACCTGCTAAAGCCGATTAACCAACAACGCCTGAACAAGTCTATTCAACGCCTACAAGAACGCCTTGCTCGTAACGACGGCGGCCAAGAACAAGCACAGCATAGCTACCAAAATATGCTAAAGGGCCAGGAACTTAAACTGATCCCTTGTTACTTTCAACAGCGGGTTAAACTGGTTCGCCTCGAAGACATCGAGTATGCCTCCAGTGATGTCAGCGGCGTGCATGTCACCACCAAAAACGGTACCTACCATACTCAGCTCACGCTAAAGGTATTGGAAGAAAAATCCTCCCTGCTGCGCTGCCATCGGCAACACCTAGTGAATGTAGAAGCCATTTCCGAAATAGCCATGGAAGACAACGGTGGAGCTCAATTATTTACCCGCAGTGGTCAGCAACTGCCGGTAAGCCGCCGTTATTTTAAAAGTATTAAACAGCACTTTGGCTTATAA